A window of Ranitomeya variabilis isolate aRanVar5 chromosome 2, aRanVar5.hap1, whole genome shotgun sequence contains these coding sequences:
- the RBM18 gene encoding putative RNA-binding protein 18: protein MEEELKSLPLENASILSEGALQDGHRLWIGNLDPKITEYHLLKLLQKFGKVKQFDFLFHKSGPLEGQPRGYCFVNFETKLEAEKAIQCLNGKMALSKKLVVRWAHAQIKRYDNYKSEKVLPISLEPSSSTEPTQSTISVSAKIKAIEAKLKMMAENPDHELPGQPSYSYFKASEKKRSTPYSRTSWKTRR, encoded by the exons ATGGAGGAAGAATTAAAATCCCTGCCTCTGGAGAACGCATCGATCCTGTCTGAGGGCGCCCTACAGGATGGACATCGCCTCTGGATCGGGAACCTGGACCCGAAAATCACCGA GTACCATCTATTAAAACTACTACAGAAGTTTGGCAAAGTGAAGCAATTTGATTTCCTGTTTCACAAGTCGGGGCCATTGGAAGGACAACCCCGGGGCTACTGTTTTGTGAATTTTGAGACAAAACTG gaagccGAAAAGGCGATTCAATGCCTCAATGGAAAAATGGCCCTGTCAAAGAAATTGGTTGTGAGATGGGCACATGCACAAATTAAG AGATACGATAATTATAAAAGTGAAAAAGTTTTACCAATCAGTTTGGAACCGTCTTCAAGCACAGAACCAACTCAGTCCACTATAAG TGTCAGTGCTAAGATTAAAGCAATCGAAGCCAAACTGAAGATGATGGCCGAAAATCCCGACCACGAGCTCCCCGGGCAGCCATCTTATTCTTATTTTAAAGCCTCGGAGAAGAAAAGGAGCACCCCATATTCCAGAACGTCATGGAAAACGAGGAGATGA